A genome region from Alkalimarinus coralli includes the following:
- a CDS encoding TIGR02444 family protein, with translation MPDQTNSSALSGSTFSLPQELPLNTPFWDFSISLWKSADAQRTLLHLQDEYGLKVNRLLFCCWLGFERKELLAEALAADSLLAEWSEQTVTPLRNIRKQLKHSAPHHPQLRATVQSAELQAEQIEQALLFKQTDKLSRPTTKRNTLQTLSFNLLSYTEQALQDNERISRLVTPCLVSLVQATIPNHERSHIEIYFPGGE, from the coding sequence ATGCCAGACCAAACAAACAGCTCTGCTCTCAGCGGCAGTACCTTTTCACTGCCACAAGAGTTACCCCTGAATACGCCTTTCTGGGATTTTTCAATTTCATTGTGGAAGAGCGCTGATGCTCAGCGCACGCTGCTACACCTGCAGGACGAATACGGGTTAAAGGTGAACCGGCTACTCTTCTGCTGCTGGCTTGGCTTTGAGCGAAAAGAGCTATTAGCTGAAGCACTGGCTGCTGACTCACTATTGGCAGAATGGAGCGAACAAACCGTCACACCTCTTCGCAATATACGAAAGCAACTAAAGCACAGCGCCCCACATCACCCTCAGTTAAGGGCCACCGTTCAAAGTGCCGAATTGCAGGCAGAGCAAATTGAGCAGGCGCTATTATTTAAACAAACCGACAAATTATCCCGCCCGACTACAAAACGAAACACGCTGCAAACCTTATCTTTCAACCTATTGAGCTATACTGAGCAAGCGCTACAAGATAATGAACGCATTTCGCGGTTGGTCACCCCCTGTTTGGTTAGCCTTGTTCAGGCTACGATTCCCAATCACGAACGTTCCCATATTGAGATTTACTTTCCTGGCGGCGAGTAA
- a CDS encoding DUF4124 domain-containing protein, translating to MKWIYRVFTLIILGGALAIPFFMKNKQGEPMMSLPGVKDLTPSALVSDPPSLNSERTVYKWKDKNGVWHYGDQAPEGAQFSTLVVDDKTNIIQSTPVPKETETAEVEAPKKDSKKPAYQPPKDSEDILTLDRALNIVDDAHAVREMMEQRNQHLDSVVGNRDKK from the coding sequence ATGAAGTGGATTTACCGGGTTTTTACCCTCATTATTTTAGGCGGTGCTTTGGCAATCCCTTTTTTTATGAAGAATAAACAAGGTGAACCCATGATGAGTTTACCCGGCGTTAAAGACCTGACTCCCAGCGCGCTGGTATCAGACCCGCCTTCACTTAATTCTGAGCGTACGGTCTATAAGTGGAAAGATAAAAATGGCGTCTGGCACTATGGTGACCAGGCTCCGGAAGGGGCTCAGTTTAGTACGCTGGTCGTCGATGATAAAACCAACATTATTCAGTCGACACCGGTGCCGAAGGAGACAGAGACTGCCGAAGTGGAGGCCCCCAAGAAAGATAGTAAAAAACCAGCTTACCAGCCGCCCAAAGACAGTGAAGATATACTGACACTGGATCGCGCACTCAACATTGTTGATGATGCCCACGCAGTTCGTGAGATGATGGAGCAGCGTAACCAGCACCTCGACTCGGTCGTAGGCAACCGAGATAAAAAGTAG
- a CDS encoding FKBP-type peptidyl-prolyl cis-trans isomerase — translation MKKMLLAAALLSASSLTYAADPVKSLESDEQKVSYSFGLIFGKRMTNDLPSLDLDVFIRGVKDGFKGDPALLSDAQIEEVLKNFQNSQRQEQLQQFEKVAEDNKATGSAFLAQNKDKEGVVTLASGLQYKVIKEGTGNKPKADSTVKVHYTGSLINGTVFDSSIERGEPVSFPVNGVIPGWTEALQLMNEGSKWNLYIPSDLAYGPGGNRNIGPNETLLFEVELLEVKK, via the coding sequence ATGAAAAAAATGCTCTTGGCTGCGGCACTCTTAAGCGCGTCCTCTCTAACTTATGCTGCCGACCCGGTTAAATCACTGGAAAGCGACGAGCAGAAGGTCAGCTACAGTTTCGGCCTTATCTTTGGTAAGCGCATGACCAACGACCTCCCAAGCCTGGATTTAGATGTGTTTATTCGAGGCGTTAAGGACGGTTTTAAAGGCGACCCTGCCCTGTTAAGCGACGCACAGATAGAGGAAGTGCTTAAAAACTTTCAAAATAGTCAACGCCAAGAGCAGCTGCAGCAATTTGAAAAAGTGGCAGAAGACAATAAAGCAACAGGAAGTGCCTTTCTGGCGCAGAATAAAGACAAAGAAGGTGTCGTAACGCTTGCCAGCGGCTTGCAGTATAAAGTTATTAAAGAAGGAACAGGAAACAAACCCAAAGCGGACAGCACTGTAAAAGTGCACTATACCGGGAGCCTGATAAACGGAACCGTTTTCGACAGCTCAATCGAGCGCGGGGAACCTGTTAGCTTCCCTGTGAACGGAGTGATTCCAGGCTGGACAGAAGCGTTGCAGCTGATGAATGAAGGCAGTAAGTGGAACCTCTACATTCCTTCAGATTTAGCCTATGGCCCCGGTGGAAATCGCAACATCGGCCCTAACGAAACACTGTTATTTGAAGTTGAGTTACTGGAAGTAAAGAAATAA
- a CDS encoding WD40 repeat domain-containing protein, translating into MTSLLGGMLLFASLYGCGGKGPESKAELAVQGFLSGDLSQDGRYALVGSIHHGGSLWDVARKERLYDWNHAAGEKSLIRAVSLSGDGTLAATTVEDDIVLWETATGKSIAFWKAPARVLSLKLSWDGSHALLGMINHDAMYFDMKAGSRVFTFPHEAEVRSVDLTDDGRLGITGADDLTAKVWDLKSGEQVHVFSHENQIKTVAISGKGKYGFTTSQREDSIVWDLKSGQAVLTLPNRYTNFTVAGFSRDESKLLLGTFQGALSLVDISSGNVESKWQASPRKAYGGASSKAVIAAEFSPGGNGIIALMTDGMLQEFAK; encoded by the coding sequence ATGACTAGTTTATTAGGGGGGATGCTGCTGTTTGCCAGCTTGTACGGGTGTGGCGGGAAAGGGCCTGAATCAAAAGCTGAACTGGCTGTGCAAGGTTTTTTGAGCGGAGACCTATCGCAAGATGGTCGTTATGCGCTAGTGGGCTCTATACACCATGGCGGTAGCTTATGGGATGTCGCCAGAAAAGAGCGTTTGTACGACTGGAATCATGCCGCGGGAGAAAAAAGCCTGATTAGAGCGGTGTCTCTGTCTGGTGATGGAACATTGGCAGCGACCACTGTGGAAGATGATATTGTTCTTTGGGAAACGGCTACCGGAAAATCAATTGCCTTTTGGAAGGCACCGGCCAGAGTTTTATCGCTTAAGCTGTCCTGGGATGGAAGTCATGCATTGTTAGGTATGATCAATCATGATGCAATGTACTTTGATATGAAGGCGGGAAGCAGGGTGTTTACCTTTCCACATGAAGCTGAAGTCAGGTCGGTTGATTTAACGGATGACGGGCGACTGGGAATTACCGGGGCAGATGATTTAACAGCTAAAGTCTGGGATCTAAAAAGCGGTGAGCAGGTGCATGTGTTCAGCCATGAAAACCAGATTAAGACGGTGGCTATTTCCGGCAAAGGAAAATACGGTTTCACCACCTCCCAAAGAGAAGATTCAATTGTCTGGGATTTAAAGAGTGGGCAAGCAGTTTTAACATTGCCGAACCGTTATACCAATTTCACAGTAGCAGGCTTTTCCCGAGATGAGAGTAAACTGTTGTTAGGGACGTTTCAGGGCGCGCTATCGTTGGTGGATATTTCGTCGGGAAACGTTGAGTCCAAATGGCAGGCAAGCCCTCGTAAAGCATACGGCGGCGCCTCAAGTAAGGCTGTGATTGCGGCTGAATTCTCACCTGGAGGCAACGGTATTATCGCACTGATGACAGATGGAATGTTGCAGGAGTTTGCTAAGTAA
- the rsd gene encoding sigma D regulator, with protein MLENCRNAKERWGGVSDIVDKWLKERQDLIVLYCEITSTESESPEALVAKYQHFCQILVDYVSAGHFEVYEQLIQEAKEFDDGGLELAKKIIPKIELTTEIALTFNDQFDEVHKVDDGLVSLGKKMSKLGEVLEDRFEFEDALLEALHNSHADQVA; from the coding sequence ATGCTCGAGAATTGCCGTAATGCAAAAGAGCGTTGGGGAGGCGTGAGTGATATCGTCGACAAGTGGTTAAAAGAACGGCAGGATCTAATCGTTCTTTATTGCGAAATCACATCAACCGAAAGTGAGTCGCCCGAAGCGTTGGTCGCTAAATACCAACACTTCTGCCAGATTCTTGTAGACTATGTTTCTGCCGGGCACTTTGAAGTGTACGAACAGCTTATCCAGGAAGCCAAAGAGTTTGATGACGGTGGGTTGGAGTTAGCTAAAAAAATTATTCCTAAAATCGAACTGACCACCGAGATTGCTTTAACGTTCAATGATCAATTCGATGAAGTTCATAAAGTTGACGATGGTTTGGTGTCGTTAGGAAAGAAAATGTCCAAGTTGGGCGAAGTGCTTGAAGATAGATTCGAGTTTGAAGATGCACTTCTGGAAGCATTGCATAACTCGCACGCAGATCAAGTTGCCTAA
- a CDS encoding disulfide bond formation protein B: MTIPAPRILNLLLFIACTSLMVFAFFLEHIKGLEPCPLCMSQRIVVIAIAILALIAAIHNPSSVGVKVYGALLIVLAAMGAALSSRQLWLQSLPADEIPACGPGLSYIVENMEYFPMQEVLTMMLSGTGDCAEVQWVFLGLSIPGWTLVVFTGMGLMGLYQLLRKTDQRT, translated from the coding sequence ATGACGATCCCTGCTCCTCGCATACTCAACCTGTTGCTTTTTATTGCCTGTACATCACTAATGGTTTTTGCCTTTTTTCTTGAACATATTAAGGGTCTTGAGCCCTGCCCCTTATGTATGTCACAGCGGATCGTGGTCATTGCCATTGCCATTCTGGCACTTATTGCGGCCATACATAATCCTTCAAGCGTTGGCGTAAAGGTATATGGCGCATTGTTAATCGTTTTGGCGGCAATGGGTGCTGCGTTGTCCTCAAGACAGCTCTGGTTACAAAGCTTGCCCGCAGATGAAATTCCCGCCTGTGGCCCTGGCTTAAGCTATATCGTTGAGAATATGGAGTACTTTCCTATGCAGGAAGTGTTAACGATGATGTTGAGCGGTACAGGCGATTGTGCAGAGGTTCAGTGGGTCTTTTTAGGACTCAGTATACCGGGTTGGACGTTAGTGGTATTTACCGGTATGGGGCTTATGGGGTTGTACCAATTGTTGAGAAAAACAGATCAGCGCACATAA
- a CDS encoding alpha/beta fold hydrolase: MDTSADLDSWQQGGKWFTYLNHSIFCRMEGKGEPLVLIHGFPTSSWDWHVLWPALTERYFVIAIDMIGFGFSDKPVDYDYNIIDQADLLSGFLRELGVKRCDLFSHDYGVNVAQELLARQLRGTHDCEIQSACFLNGGLFPEAHQPIPVQRLLSSPIGGIVSRFISRSTYEKALCRLFGSSNQPDQELLQSFWELVEYNNGLGLVHRLIRYIDERRCHRDRWVEALLHSRIPMRFINGTEDPASGSAMADRYENMIANSDVVRLEGVGHYPHLESPQRVLDAYLEFRQATSA, encoded by the coding sequence ATGGACACATCAGCAGACTTGGATAGCTGGCAACAAGGCGGCAAATGGTTTACATACCTGAACCATTCAATTTTTTGCCGTATGGAGGGGAAGGGAGAGCCTCTTGTTCTTATACATGGCTTCCCGACCTCGTCGTGGGACTGGCACGTATTGTGGCCAGCACTCACCGAGCGATACTTTGTTATTGCCATTGATATGATAGGCTTTGGTTTTTCAGATAAGCCTGTTGATTATGACTACAATATTATTGATCAGGCCGATCTGCTCTCCGGATTTTTAAGAGAGCTGGGGGTTAAACGCTGTGACCTTTTTAGTCATGATTATGGTGTTAACGTAGCGCAAGAGCTTTTAGCTCGCCAGCTGAGAGGGACGCACGACTGTGAAATACAAAGCGCCTGTTTCCTCAATGGGGGGCTGTTTCCTGAAGCCCATCAGCCGATTCCGGTTCAACGGTTATTGAGTAGTCCCATCGGTGGTATTGTGAGCCGCTTTATTAGCCGAAGCACTTATGAAAAAGCACTCTGTCGCCTGTTTGGCTCTTCCAATCAGCCCGATCAAGAGCTGCTGCAAAGTTTCTGGGAGCTGGTTGAATATAACAACGGACTTGGTTTGGTGCATCGTTTGATTCGTTATATTGACGAGCGGCGCTGTCATCGTGATCGCTGGGTTGAAGCCTTGCTACATAGCCGGATTCCAATGCGTTTTATTAATGGCACTGAAGACCCAGCTTCAGGCAGCGCCATGGCTGACCGCTATGAGAATATGATTGCTAACAGCGATGTCGTGCGCCTGGAAGGTGTTGGGCACTATCCTCATCTCGAATCACCGCAGCGAGTATTAGACGCCTATCTTGAGTTCAGGCAAGCCACTAGCGCTTAG
- the folE gene encoding GTP cyclohydrolase I FolE, whose translation MQDILESSFRQVIGAVGEDINREGLVDTPKRAAKAIEFLTQGYRQNLNDIINNAIFESDNDEMVIVKDIELYSLCEHHMLPFIGKCHIAYIPNGKVLGLSKFARIIDMFARRLQIQENLTRQIAEAVLEVTEAKGVGVVIEAKHMCMMMRGVEKQNSVMSSSMMLGTMRESQAARTEFLTLINR comes from the coding sequence ATGCAAGATATTCTTGAGTCAAGTTTCCGCCAGGTCATTGGAGCGGTTGGGGAAGATATTAACCGGGAAGGTTTAGTTGACACGCCAAAGAGAGCAGCAAAGGCCATCGAGTTTTTGACCCAGGGATACCGCCAAAATTTGAATGACATTATTAATAATGCCATTTTTGAATCCGACAATGATGAAATGGTAATCGTTAAAGACATTGAGCTATATTCCCTTTGCGAACACCACATGCTGCCCTTCATCGGCAAATGCCATATAGCTTATATCCCAAATGGAAAGGTATTAGGTTTATCCAAATTTGCTCGTATTATTGATATGTTTGCCAGACGCCTGCAGATTCAGGAAAACCTGACACGCCAGATTGCAGAAGCCGTGCTGGAGGTCACCGAAGCAAAAGGTGTGGGTGTCGTTATCGAAGCAAAACACATGTGTATGATGATGCGCGGTGTTGAAAAGCAAAACTCCGTCATGAGCTCATCAATGATGCTGGGAACAATGAGAGAGTCCCAGGCTGCTCGAACCGAGTTCCTGACGCTTATTAACCGATAA
- the folX gene encoding dihydroneopterin triphosphate 2'-epimerase yields the protein MSSVATIKIKNLRLRTFIGIKDEEINNQQDVLINASIRYDADTAIKENCIETALNYRTITKQIIKLVEDNRFALLERMTHEILSIIMSYQDVIDATVEADKPYALRYADSVSVTLTATREASA from the coding sequence ATGTCTTCAGTTGCAACGATAAAAATTAAAAACCTGCGATTAAGAACATTCATCGGTATTAAAGATGAAGAAATTAATAACCAGCAGGATGTCTTGATTAACGCCTCCATCCGCTACGATGCAGACACAGCCATTAAAGAAAACTGTATTGAAACAGCATTGAACTATCGCACCATCACCAAACAGATTATCAAGCTGGTTGAAGATAACCGTTTTGCACTGCTTGAAAGAATGACCCATGAAATATTGAGCATTATTATGTCTTACCAGGACGTAATCGATGCAACCGTTGAAGCTGATAAACCCTATGCGCTTCGTTATGCTGATTCGGTTTCTGTCACACTCACTGCTACCCGAGAGGCATCCGCATGA
- a CDS encoding CoA-binding protein, which yields MTFIDPHSDQQISDILHSVKTIALVGASDKEERASYRVMRFMQSKGFKIIPVSPRLAGQTLLGETVHADLKSLPCPVDMVDLFVNSERVLPVIDDAIALAPKVVWMQIGVINQEAAERAKNAGIDVVMDRCPKKEIEQLGLFTQATV from the coding sequence ATGACCTTTATTGACCCACATAGCGACCAGCAAATTAGCGACATTCTCCATTCGGTAAAAACCATCGCCTTGGTCGGCGCAAGTGACAAAGAAGAGCGAGCAAGCTATCGGGTGATGCGGTTTATGCAAAGCAAGGGGTTTAAGATTATTCCTGTCAGCCCTCGTCTTGCTGGCCAAACATTGCTCGGCGAGACGGTTCACGCAGACCTTAAGTCTCTACCCTGCCCGGTTGATATGGTTGATCTATTTGTAAACTCAGAGCGAGTATTACCTGTTATTGATGATGCAATTGCGCTTGCGCCTAAGGTTGTGTGGATGCAAATAGGCGTTATAAATCAGGAGGCAGCGGAGCGTGCTAAAAATGCAGGCATTGATGTCGTGATGGATCGCTGCCCTAAAAAAGAAATTGAACAGCTAGGGCTATTTACCCAGGCGACAGTGTAG
- a CDS encoding nucleoside 2-deoxyribosyltransferase, with protein sequence MKRFYLAGPEVFWPNAEEVGREKKRICQEYGIEGLFPLDNQLDLSDKPPYQQGLTIFDENISLMRHCDAVIANMTPFRGPSMDVGTAFEMGFMLALDKPVYGYTLDGRLYSSRVSDDSGCAVEQFDMIDNLMLVGAIERSGGQLVVQDEPCYLHAVPDVQRSLEVFRSLLEKLNS encoded by the coding sequence GTGAAGCGTTTTTATCTGGCAGGGCCTGAAGTCTTTTGGCCAAATGCAGAAGAAGTGGGGCGGGAGAAGAAGCGCATATGTCAGGAGTATGGTATCGAGGGTTTGTTCCCTCTGGATAATCAACTAGACCTGAGTGATAAACCACCTTACCAGCAGGGGCTTACGATATTTGATGAGAATATTTCACTAATGCGCCACTGTGATGCGGTTATCGCCAATATGACCCCTTTTAGAGGTCCGAGCATGGATGTTGGTACGGCCTTTGAGATGGGGTTTATGTTGGCTTTAGATAAGCCTGTCTATGGTTATACGCTTGACGGACGACTATACAGCAGCCGGGTCAGTGATGATTCGGGTTGTGCCGTTGAGCAGTTTGATATGATTGATAACTTGATGCTGGTGGGGGCGATAGAGCGGAGTGGCGGCCAGTTAGTCGTTCAGGATGAACCCTGTTATTTGCACGCTGTGCCTGATGTTCAGCGCTCTCTGGAGGTGTTTAGGTCACTATTGGAAAAACTAAACAGCTAA
- a CDS encoding DUF3565 domain-containing protein, which translates to MEKKIVGFHVDDLGDWVADLECGHRQHVRHNPPWINRPWVLDDAGRESMLGQVLNCKKCNMPAIPGNAKRVTCSPLFDQQMLQQQCSGPQENASDCWIELVVSQGELVYQRHTDHVEGYVIDPEFSAVIPPGTGYTLIPKGDVQMCFHYYEEQ; encoded by the coding sequence GTGGAAAAGAAAATAGTCGGTTTTCATGTTGATGATCTTGGTGACTGGGTTGCAGATTTGGAGTGTGGCCACCGTCAACATGTCAGGCATAACCCTCCCTGGATAAACCGGCCTTGGGTATTGGATGACGCTGGCAGGGAGAGTATGTTAGGTCAGGTACTGAACTGCAAAAAGTGCAATATGCCGGCTATACCTGGCAATGCGAAACGGGTCACCTGCTCGCCGTTATTTGATCAGCAAATGTTGCAACAGCAATGCTCTGGCCCTCAGGAAAATGCCAGTGATTGCTGGATTGAGCTCGTCGTATCTCAAGGTGAACTGGTTTATCAACGCCATACAGATCATGTGGAGGGGTATGTTATTGACCCTGAGTTTTCTGCGGTCATTCCGCCTGGCACAGGTTATACGCTCATACCAAAAGGGGATGTGCAAATGTGCTTCCACTACTATGAAGAACAGTGA
- a CDS encoding tetratricopeptide repeat protein — MPLKSLFSLFSDQRSDDSAPLWPEERLPEQQLAQNTALFHAQYAQISDPQESFDLCKQAANEGVIDALYLLGVMYENGDYLQQAAECYWRAASKGKAEAQYNLALIYAQGRLGQQDYLTAFHWFEKAADAGIAQAQYNLANCHDQALGCLGDKVKAFNWYMAAAEQGFVPAWQNIAVMYYQGEGVEKDLVKAYGWTLLAAKAGQEESIMSEPVLTKELTPEQVIEGKSLLETLIKQYSAFLENTTAQPAIDQFYDAVKANAKDE; from the coding sequence ATGCCGCTTAAATCACTCTTTTCTTTGTTTTCAGATCAGCGTTCAGATGATTCTGCCCCCCTTTGGCCGGAAGAGCGGCTTCCAGAACAGCAGCTCGCTCAAAATACGGCCCTATTTCATGCCCAATACGCACAAATAAGCGACCCGCAAGAGTCATTCGATTTATGCAAACAAGCGGCAAATGAAGGGGTTATCGACGCGCTGTATCTACTCGGCGTTATGTATGAGAACGGAGACTATTTACAGCAAGCTGCCGAGTGCTATTGGCGCGCCGCCAGTAAAGGAAAAGCTGAAGCCCAGTACAACCTGGCACTCATTTACGCTCAGGGTCGACTTGGACAGCAGGACTACCTGACTGCATTTCACTGGTTCGAAAAAGCTGCCGATGCAGGTATTGCTCAAGCGCAGTACAATCTCGCAAACTGCCATGACCAGGCACTGGGCTGCCTCGGCGACAAGGTAAAAGCCTTTAATTGGTATATGGCAGCAGCAGAGCAAGGGTTTGTGCCTGCCTGGCAAAATATTGCAGTGATGTATTACCAAGGCGAAGGGGTCGAGAAAGATTTGGTTAAAGCCTATGGGTGGACGCTGCTGGCGGCCAAGGCAGGTCAGGAAGAGTCAATAATGTCAGAACCCGTACTGACCAAAGAGCTCACACCAGAACAGGTTATTGAGGGCAAAAGTTTACTTGAAACACTGATAAAGCAGTACAGTGCATTTCTAGAAAATACCACTGCCCAGCCCGCTATCGACCAGTTTTATGATGCGGTCAAAGCCAATGCTAAAGATGAATGA
- a CDS encoding GIY-YIG nuclease family protein, with product MLKMNDPHSSAWWVYLVLTDSEQLYTGIAKNPERRFEEHLATYEGRGKKGAKFFRGHKPIKIVYREAAENRSAATRREIAIKKLSPIKKRALTTTPQNQT from the coding sequence ATGCTAAAGATGAATGATCCGCACTCTTCAGCCTGGTGGGTCTATCTAGTGCTGACAGATTCAGAGCAGTTGTATACAGGCATTGCCAAAAATCCAGAGCGCCGCTTTGAGGAACACTTGGCCACCTACGAAGGCAGAGGAAAAAAAGGCGCCAAGTTTTTCAGGGGTCATAAACCAATAAAAATAGTCTATCGTGAGGCCGCTGAAAACCGTTCAGCGGCCACCCGCCGAGAGATAGCAATAAAAAAACTCTCGCCCATAAAAAAACGAGCACTCACGACCACTCCCCAAAATCAGACATAG
- a CDS encoding DUF1244 domain-containing protein, whose amino-acid sequence MTDQNKEIDEKKATDIEAAVFRRLLQHLDERKDAQNIDLMNLAGFCRNCLSKWYVTAAEERGVEIDYESARERVYGEPYADWKEKYQKEATAEQLEKFKESHKH is encoded by the coding sequence ATGACGGATCAAAACAAAGAAATTGACGAGAAAAAAGCAACAGATATAGAGGCCGCTGTATTTCGGCGTTTGCTGCAGCATCTTGATGAGCGTAAAGATGCTCAAAATATCGATTTAATGAACTTGGCAGGCTTTTGCAGAAACTGTCTGTCAAAGTGGTACGTTACCGCCGCAGAAGAGCGTGGCGTTGAGATTGACTATGAATCTGCCCGAGAACGAGTGTATGGAGAGCCCTATGCTGACTGGAAAGAGAAGTATCAGAAGGAGGCGACCGCCGAGCAGTTAGAAAAATTTAAAGAGTCCCATAAGCATTAG
- a CDS encoding alpha/beta hydrolase has translation MNRAMLIKSLIRFGIRFVPNELPAYRFFSDSGHFLVRPPRNFQIDATHVDDIPVLWVNHKTHCSSRVILYLHGGGYAIGSNRTHLELAARIARAAKSQMLMVEYRLAPEHPYPAALNDALKVYQYLLRERVSPEKIVIAGDSAGGGLTVALLQTLRDKKMPMPAAGVCLSPWLDLSCSMSSLSKTLKSDPLITPSRIRFFAQHYAGINDRTQPGLSPFFGELDNLPPMLIQVGGDEILLPECRLFTKRANKLGSLVELQVWPGMFHVWQFAASILPEGRQAIQKIGMFVRTMSPV, from the coding sequence GTGAATCGAGCCATGTTAATTAAGTCTCTGATTCGTTTTGGAATACGCTTTGTTCCTAATGAATTGCCCGCTTACCGCTTTTTTTCTGACAGCGGCCACTTTCTGGTTCGCCCTCCGAGAAACTTCCAAATTGACGCAACCCATGTCGATGATATCCCTGTTTTATGGGTTAATCACAAAACACACTGTAGTTCGAGAGTTATCCTGTATCTTCATGGTGGGGGATATGCCATCGGATCTAACCGCACGCATCTTGAGCTTGCCGCAAGAATCGCCCGCGCAGCGAAGTCGCAAATGCTCATGGTGGAATATAGGCTTGCGCCAGAACACCCTTATCCGGCGGCGTTGAATGATGCGCTGAAAGTATATCAATATCTGTTAAGGGAGAGGGTCTCGCCTGAAAAAATTGTTATTGCGGGCGACTCAGCAGGAGGCGGGTTAACCGTGGCGTTATTGCAGACGTTGCGGGATAAAAAAATGCCGATGCCTGCAGCCGGCGTTTGTCTCTCTCCATGGCTTGATCTGAGTTGTTCAATGTCCTCATTATCTAAAACGCTGAAAAGTGATCCGCTTATTACGCCGTCACGTATCCGTTTTTTTGCACAGCACTATGCCGGTATCAATGATCGAACCCAGCCAGGCTTGTCTCCATTTTTTGGTGAACTGGACAATTTGCCGCCTATGCTGATTCAGGTGGGTGGGGATGAAATATTACTGCCCGAGTGCAGGCTGTTTACTAAAAGAGCGAATAAGTTGGGCTCATTAGTTGAGTTGCAGGTGTGGCCGGGCATGTTTCATGTGTGGCAGTTTGCGGCGAGTATCTTGCCGGAGGGACGCCAGGCGATTCAAAAAATCGGCATGTTTGTCAGAACAATGTCCCCAGTTTAA